The Brachybacterium huguangmaarense genome contains a region encoding:
- a CDS encoding variant leucine-rich repeat-containing protein translates to MALPPEASEALDDSTSPERLTEIAETFPELQSLVAVNPSCPERTREWILASNRSAAELYRTTRHDAQAASADPAEVAEQAHAGGDAWGLGSDRPADTDAESVDTASADAAGTTDAGADGASIDSVATPADEPETAPVDAVDLEATQAMGAVSAEPEPSSTPEPPALAEPAEPTASPGETTGEPATAPVGDEGPTDVLPVAEDHPTEVLPGHAASSDGPVPATPTAEHVVPLPEQPSRAAEPSSRDADERPSLPRVTGYLDAVSPAPAERSADPSPTPASYASPAAYRSAGSSPSPARPAAAGAAGAASPAAYASPAAYGSPPQPPAGGTGPSSGSGDGTGRRTLLWVGLGCLALAIVLVVVVGIGAYLVRGGGGDDTGGATTRTTSASETPTESSSSTSESPSSSSSEALVSPAPDDAQDLTSVRSPTGNITCELGDDSVGCSIGTWSFPPSGNCTDTASPFSIAVAGDRPTVDCGSSYGTPGSGGGTELPYGSTAANGEVACRSESSGMTCWNQRTGHGFTVSKSSSDTF, encoded by the coding sequence ATGGCCCTGCCCCCTGAAGCCTCCGAGGCTCTCGACGACTCGACGTCACCCGAACGTCTGACCGAGATCGCCGAGACCTTTCCGGAGCTGCAGTCGCTCGTCGCGGTGAACCCGTCGTGCCCCGAGCGCACGCGCGAGTGGATCCTCGCCTCGAACCGCTCGGCCGCCGAGCTGTACCGCACCACGCGGCACGACGCCCAGGCGGCCTCGGCCGACCCCGCCGAGGTCGCGGAGCAGGCTCACGCCGGCGGCGACGCGTGGGGGCTCGGCTCGGACCGGCCCGCGGACACCGACGCCGAGAGCGTGGACACCGCGAGCGCCGATGCCGCGGGCACGACCGACGCGGGCGCCGACGGCGCGAGCATCGACAGCGTGGCGACGCCGGCCGACGAGCCCGAGACCGCGCCCGTCGACGCGGTCGACCTCGAGGCCACACAGGCGATGGGCGCGGTGAGCGCCGAGCCGGAGCCGTCGTCCACGCCGGAGCCGCCCGCCCTCGCGGAGCCCGCGGAGCCCACGGCGTCGCCGGGCGAGACCACCGGGGAGCCTGCGACGGCTCCCGTCGGCGACGAGGGCCCCACCGACGTGCTGCCCGTCGCCGAGGACCATCCGACCGAGGTGCTGCCCGGACACGCCGCGTCCTCCGACGGCCCCGTGCCCGCGACGCCCACGGCCGAGCACGTCGTCCCCCTTCCCGAACAGCCCTCGCGTGCCGCCGAGCCGTCGAGCCGTGACGCCGACGAGCGCCCCTCGCTGCCGCGCGTGACCGGCTACCTCGACGCGGTCTCTCCGGCCCCCGCCGAGCGGTCGGCCGATCCGTCGCCGACCCCTGCCTCCTACGCGTCCCCGGCCGCCTATAGGAGCGCCGGCTCCTCTCCCTCCCCGGCACGCCCCGCCGCAGCGGGCGCCGCGGGCGCGGCCTCTCCTGCCGCCTACGCCTCGCCGGCCGCCTACGGGTCCCCGCCGCAGCCGCCCGCCGGAGGCACGGGCCCGTCGTCGGGCTCGGGCGACGGCACGGGCAGGCGCACCCTGCTCTGGGTGGGCCTGGGCTGCCTGGCCCTCGCGATCGTGCTCGTCGTCGTGGTCGGGATCGGCGCCTACCTGGTGCGCGGCGGAGGCGGCGACGACACGGGCGGCGCCACGACCCGCACCACCTCGGCGTCCGAGACACCCACGGAATCTTCCTCGTCGACGAGCGAGTCGCCGTCCTCCTCGTCGTCGGAGGCCCTCGTCTCGCCCGCGCCCGACGACGCCCAGGACCTCACCTCCGTGCGCTCGCCCACCGGCAACATCACGTGCGAGCTGGGCGACGACTCGGTCGGCTGCTCGATCGGCACCTGGTCCTTCCCGCCCTCGGGCAACTGCACCGACACCGCGTCGCCGTTCTCGATCGCCGTCGCCGGTGACCGTCCGACCGTCGACTGCGGCAGCTCGTACGGGACCCCGGGATCCGGGGGCGGGACCGAGCTGCCCTACGGCTCCACGGCGGCCAACGGCGAGGTCGCGTGCCGTTCGGAGTCCAGCGGCATGACCTGCTGGAACCAGCGCACCGGGCACGGCTTCACCGTCTCGAAGTCGTCGTCCGACACGTTCTGA
- a CDS encoding aldo/keto reductase, with the protein MTTVPTITFHDGRTIPQLGYGVWQVENDVAADVVEQALRAGYRHIDTAAAYRNEEGVGRAIRASGVPREDIFITTKLWNQDQGYESALAALDASLEKLGTDYVDLYLIHWASPQRGTYLDSWKALVELQKQGKAKSIGVSNFPAEQLEEIIEATGVAPAIHQIELHPYFQQGELRAVDAKHEIVTESWSPLGQGGGELEDPVITEIAEKHGVEAGQVIIAWHLANGLVVIPKSETPSRIVSNFRSADLELSTDEVERINGLDRSPEGRQGADPANPGF; encoded by the coding sequence ATGACCACCGTCCCCACGATCACGTTCCACGACGGCCGCACCATCCCGCAGCTCGGCTACGGCGTGTGGCAGGTCGAGAACGACGTCGCGGCCGATGTCGTCGAGCAGGCCCTGCGCGCCGGCTACCGCCACATCGACACCGCCGCCGCCTACCGCAACGAGGAGGGCGTGGGCCGCGCGATCCGGGCCTCCGGGGTCCCGCGCGAGGACATCTTCATCACCACCAAGCTCTGGAACCAGGACCAGGGCTACGAGTCCGCCCTCGCGGCCCTCGACGCCTCGCTCGAGAAGCTCGGCACGGACTACGTCGACCTCTACCTGATCCACTGGGCCAGCCCGCAGCGCGGCACCTACCTCGACTCGTGGAAGGCGCTCGTCGAGCTGCAGAAGCAGGGCAAGGCGAAGTCGATCGGCGTCTCCAACTTCCCGGCCGAGCAGCTCGAGGAGATCATCGAGGCCACCGGTGTGGCTCCTGCGATCCACCAGATCGAGCTCCACCCGTACTTCCAGCAGGGCGAGCTGCGCGCGGTCGACGCCAAGCACGAGATCGTCACCGAGTCCTGGTCGCCGCTGGGCCAGGGCGGCGGCGAGCTCGAGGACCCGGTCATCACGGAGATCGCCGAGAAGCACGGCGTCGAGGCCGGTCAGGTGATCATCGCCTGGCACCTCGCCAACGGCCTCGTGGTGATCCCCAAGTCCGAGACGCCGTCGCGCATCGTGTCCAACTTCCGCTCGGCGGACCTCGAGCTGTCGACGGACGAGGTCGAGCGGATCAACGGCCTCGACCGCTCCCCCGAGGGCCGTCAGGGCGCCGACCCGGCCAACCCCGGCTTCTGA
- a CDS encoding SDR family NAD(P)-dependent oxidoreductase, with the protein MTTVDPHAQDGAEPARTAPCPAPSVRPDPSPLRFHGAVALVVGAAHGIGAATAERLAAEGASVVAADLDLEAATARVASLPRIGEADHAAVGLDVTDRGGVDEAFAEIAERFARIDVLAHVAGGNVDHGGPAQTGDEVWEGLLDLNLMGPVRTVRAALPLLRRSDRAAIVTISSVNALVVIGGEPYAAAKSGLLAFTQNLAAHVAADGIRANAVAPGTVRTRVWHGVEGGADSLAPLYPLGRVGEAADVAAAVAFLASDEAAWITGVVLPVDGGLLLQGPGPGHG; encoded by the coding sequence ATGACGACCGTCGACCCGCACGCTCAGGACGGCGCAGAGCCCGCACGGACGGCGCCGTGCCCGGCGCCGTCCGTGCGACCTGATCCCTCCCCGCTGCGGTTCCACGGCGCCGTCGCCCTCGTGGTCGGCGCCGCCCACGGCATCGGCGCCGCGACGGCCGAACGGCTCGCGGCCGAGGGGGCGAGCGTCGTCGCCGCCGATCTCGACCTCGAGGCGGCGACCGCCCGGGTCGCATCCCTGCCCCGGATCGGCGAGGCCGACCATGCCGCCGTCGGTCTCGACGTCACCGACAGAGGCGGGGTCGACGAGGCCTTCGCGGAGATCGCCGAGAGGTTCGCGCGGATCGACGTGCTCGCCCACGTCGCCGGCGGCAACGTCGACCACGGGGGACCGGCGCAGACGGGAGACGAGGTGTGGGAGGGTCTGCTCGACCTGAACCTCATGGGGCCCGTGCGCACGGTGCGCGCGGCGCTGCCCCTGCTGCGGCGCAGCGACCGCGCCGCGATCGTCACGATCAGCTCGGTCAACGCCCTCGTCGTGATCGGCGGCGAGCCCTATGCGGCCGCCAAGTCAGGTCTCCTCGCGTTCACCCAGAACCTGGCCGCCCATGTCGCCGCCGACGGCATCCGCGCCAACGCCGTCGCCCCCGGCACCGTGCGCACGCGCGTCTGGCACGGCGTCGAGGGCGGAGCCGACAGCCTCGCCCCCCTCTATCCGCTGGGGCGGGTGGGGGAGGCCGCCGACGTCGCGGCGGCCGTCGCGTTCCTGGCCTCGGACGAGGCCGCGTGGATCACGGGGGTGGTGCTCCCGGTCGACGGCGGCCTGCTGCTGCAGGGCCCGGGCCCGGGCCACGGCTGA
- the lysX gene encoding bifunctional lysylphosphatidylglycerol synthetase/lysine--tRNA ligase LysX, with amino-acid sequence MQRDQQTGDRLRHWAMAIIWVHAIAAASAVILVLFGRLGSARGITIPEFLFSVLNVPLFPSIVSVVLLGLITGALIRRKRIALWIVAIFQVGGGLLSALVVVALATHLVQLSELGRAWHLWLALIANALSPLVAVAALALLWRVRSLFPGRLARGAVLRSVAVLASGTIIAIAVTHLLLVASIGHGLDDLRILRYSVLRTLGLVRDERFTDVPVWIPWLTALLMGVTILATAVVLLRAAKSADTWTPDREIALRSLLADHGSEDSLGYFATRRDKDVLFAADGTVAIAYRVRGAVCMAAGDPIGPHAAWPVAMRAFLDMCRESGWVPAVLSAGERAARAWSDVGMAAVTMGDEAVLHADRFDLATTTMTPVRRAVSHARAAGLTATVRRHASLTDDERERMTRLADQWRQGGEERGFSMALGRLGDPADGSCVLVVAEDETGAWKGLLSFVPWGRHGASLDVMRRSPDAPGGVTELMVTTLLSEGGDLGIRDVSLNFAMFRGVFVDAEKVGADPGTRLAARALSRFDHYFQLERLYRSNEKYRPDWVPRYILVDSVLSLARAALAAGELEGFVPMLRRHRETPPARLGEDDLAAIARIDARRVDVADLGPRRSDQSQHRVRHLQLLREAGMEPYPIGLHPPQPFAEVVRAIRAAATAPPSADDAATPTPMLRVAGRVRRLRDFGGVCFADIVDGNEGFQAIIGRSAIPRERVNLWRAAVDTGDIVELEGRAGTSRTGTPSLVVSAWQMASKALQPIPFDAFEDPESRLRRRSTDLIVHPRSAGLLRARSIVIGAVRDHMGTAGFTEVETPILQTVHGGANARPFHTHINAYSTDLSLRIAPELALKRLLVGGMGPIFEIGKNFRNEGADATHNPEFTVIEAYEPFSDYNGMRRLTEGMIKASARALYGAEVLPLHDVRTGVDLRGRSLAEQPADAAARLQSLLTDVSGPWPAIPMGEALSQAVGRPLGLDTDIDVLLELAREHEVHVRDDMGPGAILEELYGELVEARTLRPTFYTDFPAETSPLTGPHRSKPGLVERWDLVICGMEIGTAYSELADPLEQRRRFTEQSLKAAAGDPEAMEVDEDFLFALENAMPPAGGLGIGLDRLVMLLTDTSIREVLTFPFVRPTPRP; translated from the coding sequence GTGCAGCGCGACCAGCAGACCGGCGACCGGCTCCGCCACTGGGCGATGGCGATCATCTGGGTGCACGCGATCGCCGCGGCGAGCGCCGTGATCCTCGTGCTGTTCGGGCGTCTCGGCAGCGCACGCGGCATCACGATCCCCGAGTTCCTGTTCTCGGTGCTCAACGTGCCGCTGTTCCCGTCGATCGTGTCGGTGGTCCTGCTGGGCCTCATCACCGGCGCCCTGATCCGCCGCAAGCGCATCGCCCTGTGGATCGTCGCGATCTTCCAGGTCGGCGGGGGCCTGCTGTCCGCCCTCGTGGTCGTCGCGCTCGCCACCCACCTGGTCCAGCTCTCCGAGCTGGGGCGGGCATGGCACCTGTGGCTCGCGCTCATCGCCAACGCGCTGAGCCCGCTCGTCGCGGTCGCCGCCCTCGCGCTGCTGTGGAGGGTGCGCTCCCTGTTCCCCGGCCGGCTCGCCCGGGGCGCGGTGCTGCGGTCCGTCGCGGTGCTGGCCAGCGGCACGATCATCGCGATCGCCGTGACCCACCTGCTGCTCGTGGCCTCCATCGGCCACGGCCTCGACGACCTGCGCATCCTCCGCTACTCGGTGCTGCGCACGCTCGGCCTGGTGCGCGACGAGCGCTTCACCGACGTGCCCGTGTGGATCCCGTGGCTCACGGCGCTCCTGATGGGCGTCACGATCCTCGCGACCGCCGTGGTGCTGCTGCGCGCCGCCAAGAGCGCCGACACCTGGACGCCGGACCGCGAGATCGCCCTGCGCTCGCTGCTGGCCGATCACGGCTCCGAGGACTCCCTGGGCTACTTCGCCACCCGGCGCGACAAGGACGTGCTGTTCGCGGCCGACGGGACCGTCGCGATCGCCTACCGCGTGCGCGGCGCCGTGTGCATGGCCGCGGGCGACCCGATCGGCCCGCACGCGGCGTGGCCGGTCGCGATGCGCGCCTTCCTCGACATGTGCCGCGAGAGCGGCTGGGTGCCGGCGGTCCTCTCGGCGGGGGAGCGGGCCGCGCGCGCCTGGTCCGACGTGGGGATGGCCGCCGTGACGATGGGCGACGAGGCCGTGCTGCACGCCGACCGCTTCGACCTCGCGACCACCACGATGACACCGGTGCGGCGCGCCGTGTCCCACGCCCGGGCGGCCGGGCTGACCGCGACGGTCCGACGGCACGCCAGCCTCACCGACGACGAGCGCGAGCGCATGACCCGCCTCGCCGACCAGTGGCGCCAGGGCGGGGAGGAGCGCGGCTTCTCGATGGCGCTCGGGCGCCTCGGGGACCCCGCCGACGGCAGCTGCGTGCTCGTGGTCGCCGAGGACGAGACGGGCGCGTGGAAGGGCCTGCTCAGCTTCGTGCCGTGGGGGCGCCACGGCGCGTCCCTCGACGTCATGCGGCGCAGCCCCGACGCCCCGGGCGGGGTCACCGAGCTCATGGTCACGACCCTCCTGAGCGAGGGCGGGGACCTCGGCATCCGCGACGTGAGCCTCAACTTCGCCATGTTCCGGGGCGTGTTCGTCGACGCCGAGAAGGTCGGGGCCGATCCCGGGACCCGCCTCGCCGCCCGCGCGCTCAGCCGCTTCGATCACTACTTCCAGCTCGAACGTCTCTACCGCTCCAACGAGAAGTACCGTCCCGACTGGGTGCCCCGGTACATCCTCGTGGACTCCGTGCTGAGCCTCGCGCGCGCGGCGCTCGCCGCCGGGGAGCTCGAGGGCTTCGTCCCGATGCTCAGGCGGCACCGCGAGACGCCGCCGGCCCGGCTCGGCGAGGACGACCTCGCCGCGATCGCCCGCATCGACGCCCGCCGCGTCGACGTCGCCGATCTCGGGCCCCGCCGCAGCGACCAGTCCCAGCACCGGGTGCGGCATCTGCAGCTCCTGCGCGAGGCGGGCATGGAGCCCTATCCCATCGGCCTGCATCCGCCGCAGCCGTTCGCCGAGGTCGTGCGCGCGATCCGGGCGGCCGCGACGGCGCCCCCGAGCGCCGACGACGCCGCCACCCCCACCCCGATGCTGCGCGTGGCCGGGCGGGTGCGGCGCCTGCGGGACTTCGGCGGCGTGTGCTTCGCCGACATCGTCGACGGCAACGAGGGCTTCCAGGCGATCATCGGCCGCTCCGCGATCCCGCGCGAGCGCGTGAACCTGTGGCGGGCCGCCGTCGACACGGGCGACATCGTCGAGCTCGAGGGACGCGCCGGGACCTCCCGCACCGGCACTCCGTCGCTCGTGGTGAGCGCCTGGCAGATGGCGTCCAAGGCGCTCCAGCCGATCCCCTTCGACGCCTTCGAGGACCCGGAGTCGCGGCTGCGCCGCCGCTCCACGGACCTCATCGTGCACCCCCGCTCGGCGGGGCTGCTGCGGGCCCGCTCGATCGTGATCGGCGCCGTGCGCGACCACATGGGCACGGCGGGCTTCACCGAGGTCGAGACGCCCATCCTGCAGACCGTGCACGGCGGGGCCAACGCCCGCCCGTTCCACACCCACATCAACGCCTACTCGACGGACCTGAGCCTGCGGATCGCCCCCGAGCTGGCCCTCAAGCGCCTGCTCGTCGGCGGCATGGGGCCGATCTTCGAGATCGGCAAGAACTTCCGCAACGAGGGCGCCGACGCGACCCACAACCCCGAGTTCACCGTGATCGAGGCCTACGAGCCGTTCAGCGACTACAACGGGATGCGCCGGCTGACCGAGGGCATGATCAAGGCCTCCGCCCGGGCGCTCTACGGCGCCGAGGTGCTTCCGCTGCACGACGTGCGCACGGGGGTGGACCTGCGCGGGCGCAGCCTCGCCGAGCAGCCCGCCGACGCCGCGGCGCGCCTGCAGTCCCTGCTCACCGACGTCTCCGGCCCATGGCCCGCCATCCCGATGGGCGAGGCCCTGTCGCAGGCCGTCGGCCGTCCGCTCGGCCTCGACACCGACATCGACGTGCTGCTCGAGCTCGCGCGGGAGCACGAGGTGCACGTGCGCGACGACATGGGCCCGGGCGCGATCCTCGAGGAGCTGTACGGCGAGCTCGTCGAGGCGCGCACCCTGCGCCCCACCTTCTACACGGACTTCCCGGCCGAGACCTCGCCGCTGACCGGCCCGCACCGGTCCAAGCCGGGCCTCGTCGAACGCTGGGACCTCGTGATCTGCGGCATGGAGATCGGCACCGCCTACTCCGAGCTCGCCGACCCGCTCGAGCAGCGCCGGCGCTTCACCGAGCAGTCCCTCAAGGCCGCCGCCGGGGACCCGGAGGCGATGGAGGTGGACGAGGACTTCCTGTTCGCCCTCGAGAACGCGATGCCGCCGGCGGGCGGCCTGGGCATCGGGCTGGACCGGCTCGTGATGCTCCTGACCGACACCAGCATCCGCGAGGTGCTCACCTTCCCGTTCGTGCGGCCGACCCCGCGTCCTTGA
- a CDS encoding DinB family protein, with product MPFLTPTVTDENDMLATFAAQQIRQLSTTLQGLSGEQIRAVPTASGMNLAIIARHVSLILRGGLVASLDPDAEPEGMTDPADLAAGACDPAGVREHDTADSLIAELREAADRVEAVVRAVDPDRRIPVPDAPWFPSDLDTWPARWVAAHCIEEVARHCGHADIIRESIDGRRAYELNALADGEPWPPAGWE from the coding sequence ATGCCCTTCCTGACCCCCACCGTCACCGACGAGAACGACATGCTCGCGACGTTCGCGGCCCAGCAGATCCGCCAGCTCTCGACCACCCTGCAGGGGCTGAGCGGCGAGCAGATCCGCGCCGTGCCGACCGCGAGCGGGATGAACCTCGCGATCATCGCCCGCCACGTCTCGCTCATCCTGCGCGGGGGTCTCGTCGCCTCCCTCGACCCGGACGCCGAGCCCGAGGGGATGACCGACCCGGCCGACCTCGCCGCGGGCGCATGCGACCCGGCAGGTGTGCGCGAGCACGACACCGCCGACTCGCTCATCGCCGAGCTGCGGGAGGCGGCCGACCGGGTCGAGGCCGTCGTCCGGGCCGTCGACCCCGACCGCCGCATCCCCGTCCCGGACGCGCCCTGGTTCCCCTCCGACCTCGACACCTGGCCCGCGCGCTGGGTGGCCGCGCACTGCATCGAGGAGGTCGCCCGCCACTGCGGGCACGCCGACATCATCCGGGAGAGCATCGACGGCCGACGCGCCTACGAGCTCAACGCGCTCGCCGACGGCGAGCCCTGGCCTCCCGCCGGCTGGGAGTGA
- a CDS encoding alpha/beta hydrolase, with product MRPGLTLAESTGPLALTGPVVVGGVTALAALAFVLGIWWVPRVLRARGTGRVRAVLVQAVTLILCTALVMVATGVWLNRAFVFYGSWSDLFDSGSTQMSTHLYGSAAGQGTVGGAIGADADPAGTAVPLTAAEQRALTAARTAPATALQADPLRDPALAGVTDARGGQDVWVTIPASASDVTQQAIVHLPAGYMQHPDHRYPVLLAFTGIPGSPETWEQAFDLGGRLDDLASRDKIASAIVVIPIVYPGADDTECVDPSHGPGRYETWLSRDLPAWIHEHLRTIEDPFAWATIGYSAGGWCASMLSVRHPDLARASISLGGYFVVDYAKGQQRTAPDDPRYDLPALVAHERPPVVMYFFSGGEDRLTEPTLGEMSQAVQPPTALTVRRTRYGGHMLTLWVAQLPISLGWLAGHEAGFTPTPR from the coding sequence ATGCGTCCTGGGTTGACCCTGGCGGAGAGCACGGGGCCCCTGGCCCTGACCGGGCCGGTGGTCGTCGGCGGTGTCACGGCCCTCGCGGCGCTCGCCTTCGTGCTGGGGATCTGGTGGGTGCCGCGCGTGCTGCGCGCCCGCGGCACGGGTCGGGTGCGCGCGGTCCTGGTGCAGGCCGTCACGCTGATCCTGTGCACGGCCCTCGTGATGGTCGCGACAGGGGTGTGGCTCAACCGCGCGTTCGTGTTCTACGGCTCGTGGAGCGATCTGTTCGACTCGGGGTCGACGCAGATGAGCACGCACCTGTACGGGAGCGCCGCGGGTCAGGGCACCGTGGGCGGGGCGATCGGAGCGGACGCGGACCCGGCGGGCACCGCCGTCCCCCTCACGGCCGCCGAGCAGCGGGCGCTCACGGCCGCGCGCACGGCGCCGGCGACCGCGCTGCAGGCCGACCCCCTGCGCGACCCGGCCCTGGCCGGCGTGACGGACGCCCGCGGGGGCCAGGACGTGTGGGTGACCATCCCCGCGTCCGCCTCGGACGTCACGCAGCAGGCGATCGTGCACCTCCCGGCCGGGTACATGCAGCACCCGGACCACCGCTACCCCGTGCTGCTCGCGTTCACCGGCATCCCGGGCTCCCCCGAGACGTGGGAGCAGGCCTTCGACCTCGGCGGCAGGCTCGACGATCTCGCATCCCGCGACAAGATCGCCTCCGCCATCGTGGTCATCCCGATCGTCTATCCCGGAGCCGACGACACGGAGTGCGTCGACCCGAGCCACGGCCCCGGGCGCTACGAGACCTGGCTCTCCCGGGACCTGCCCGCGTGGATCCACGAGCATCTGCGCACGATCGAGGACCCCTTCGCCTGGGCGACGATCGGCTACAGCGCGGGCGGCTGGTGCGCCTCCATGCTGTCCGTGCGCCATCCGGACCTCGCGCGCGCCTCGATCTCCCTCGGCGGCTACTTCGTCGTCGACTACGCCAAGGGCCAGCAGCGCACCGCCCCGGACGACCCGCGCTACGACCTGCCCGCCCTCGTGGCGCACGAGCGGCCGCCCGTGGTCATGTACTTCTTCTCGGGCGGCGAGGACCGGCTCACCGAGCCGACGCTGGGTGAGATGAGCCAGGCGGTGCAGCCCCCGACGGCGCTCACGGTGCGGCGCACCCGGTACGGCGGCCACATGCTCACGCTGTGGGTCGCACAGCTGCCGATCTCGCTCGGCTGGCTCGCCGGCCACGAGGCGGGCTTCACGCCGACGCCCCGGTGA
- a CDS encoding DinB family protein — protein MTSNDSNAENIPAANENSIGCVLGEQITHHWTQQIRPRLDGLSDEEYLFDPTTDHDIWTVHPPRDNLPDGWIQGGSGDLVIDFAYPEPEPAPFTTIAWRLAHVIVGVLAMRNHSHFGGPEADYMTWDYAATADGALAQLDAEYARWIEGVRGWSDDDLAQPVGETEGPYAELSRADLVAHIHRELIHHLSEVALLRDLYAHTR, from the coding sequence ATGACCAGCAACGACAGCAACGCCGAGAACATCCCCGCCGCGAACGAAAACTCGATCGGCTGCGTCCTCGGTGAGCAGATCACCCATCACTGGACCCAGCAGATCCGCCCCCGCCTCGACGGGCTGAGCGACGAGGAGTACCTGTTCGACCCCACGACCGACCACGACATCTGGACCGTGCACCCGCCCCGGGACAATCTCCCCGACGGGTGGATCCAGGGCGGCTCCGGCGACCTCGTCATCGACTTCGCCTACCCCGAGCCGGAGCCGGCGCCCTTCACGACGATCGCCTGGCGCCTGGCCCACGTCATCGTCGGCGTGCTCGCCATGCGCAACCACTCCCACTTCGGCGGACCCGAGGCGGACTACATGACCTGGGACTACGCGGCCACGGCCGACGGAGCGCTCGCCCAGCTCGACGCCGAGTACGCACGCTGGATCGAGGGCGTCCGCGGATGGTCGGACGACGATCTGGCCCAGCCCGTCGGCGAGACGGAGGGCCCGTACGCCGAGCTCTCACGGGCCGATCTCGTGGCGCACATCCATCGCGAGCTCATCCACCACCTCTCCGAGGTGGCGCTGCTGCGGGACCTCTACGCGCACACGCGCTGA
- a CDS encoding helix-turn-helix transcriptional regulator, producing MNDVTSRTLHLLSLLQSRAVWSGAELAEELGVTARSVRRDVDRLRRMGYPVLASTGHGGGYQLGAGRALPPLLLERDEAVAVSVGLRLAAASGIDGLGEHALRALTALDQILPPTVSAEVGALTGVLDVVTSRPSSVAPPTLVTVARAARDGVQLRIEYERRDGERSSRRLEPYRVLSVDGRWYLFAWDLDREDWRTFRLDRMLAARATTFRFAARTLPDVEAYVRESITVAPYATTITVRILRPLADVAPHIPATIGNLTPDGAAACVLRVGGDDPLWLVLHLAHLGMPVELLDPPGLRDVVARLGQWFDQTRGGFDQARGTGGDSDDLEARTLDG from the coding sequence ATGAACGACGTGACGTCGCGGACCCTCCACCTGCTCTCGCTGCTGCAGTCGCGGGCCGTCTGGTCGGGGGCCGAGCTGGCCGAGGAGCTCGGCGTGACCGCCCGCTCCGTGCGGCGCGACGTCGATCGGCTGCGACGCATGGGCTATCCGGTGCTCGCCTCGACGGGACACGGCGGGGGCTATCAGCTGGGCGCCGGCCGCGCCCTGCCTCCGCTGCTGCTCGAGCGCGACGAGGCGGTGGCGGTCTCCGTCGGCCTGCGCCTGGCGGCGGCCTCGGGCATCGACGGGCTCGGCGAGCATGCCCTGCGTGCGCTCACAGCGCTCGACCAGATCCTGCCGCCGACGGTCAGCGCGGAGGTCGGGGCGCTGACCGGGGTGCTCGACGTCGTCACCTCGCGACCCTCCTCGGTCGCCCCTCCCACGCTCGTGACCGTGGCCCGCGCCGCACGCGACGGGGTGCAGCTGCGCATCGAGTACGAACGCCGCGACGGGGAGCGCTCGTCCCGGCGGCTCGAGCCGTATCGCGTGCTCTCGGTCGACGGCCGCTGGTACCTGTTCGCGTGGGATCTCGACCGGGAGGACTGGCGCACGTTCCGGCTGGATCGCATGCTCGCGGCACGCGCCACCACGTTCCGCTTCGCCGCCAGGACGCTGCCCGACGTCGAGGCGTACGTGCGCGAGTCGATCACCGTCGCGCCGTACGCGACGACGATCACCGTGCGCATCCTGCGCCCGCTGGCCGACGTGGCCCCGCACATCCCGGCGACGATCGGCAACCTCACGCCCGACGGCGCCGCGGCGTGCGTCCTGCGCGTGGGCGGGGACGACCCGCTCTGGCTGGTCCTGCACCTCGCACATCTCGGCATGCCGGTCGAGCTGCTCGACCCACCGGGCCTGCGCGACGTGGTCGCCCGTCTCGGCCAGTGGTTCGACCAGACGCGGGGAGGGTTCGACCAGGCGCGGGGAACCGGCGGCGACTCGGACGATCTCGAGGCGCGGACACTCGACGGCTGA